The genomic stretch TGTAGAAGGAGTCGCGCAGCAGGTAGTCCATGCGGTCCGCGTCCAGCTCGCCGGAGACGATGGCGCGTAGCAGCGGCGTCCAGTCCACGCCCTGGTGCGTGAAGCCCGGGTCCTTCGGCGGCTTCGCTCCCGACACCAGCGCCACCGCCGCCATGGGCGTAATCCCCATGCCGCCGAAGTGCTTCTCGATGATGGGCGTCAGCGAGCTGTCGAGGAGGATTTTCGCCGTGTAGTCCTCGTGCGTGGCCAGCTCGCCCTCCGCGGTGCCGTCCAGCCAGGACGGCAGGCGCAGGAGCGAGCGCTTCGGAGCGATGCGCTCCGAGGCATGTGACAGCGGCATGTGCCCCAGGTCATGGCAGAGGACCGCCAGACGCACCGCCGCGCAGAAGCGCTCCCGCACGTCCTCCGGCAGCGACGAGCGAGCAGCCACCGCGCCGAACACGCGCGAGGCGACATGCATGGCGCCCAGGGAATGGATGTGGCGCGTGTGCGTGGCCCCGGGAAAGGCCAGGTCCCCGAAGCCAAGCTGTCGGACATACCGCAGCCGCTGGTAGTGCCGGCTGTCGATGACGGCCTTCTCGGGGTCGCTGACCGGGATGGTGCCGTGGATGGGGTCACGGATGCGCATGATTCCCTTTCCATACTCCTGGATACCCCCTCGGGAGGTCATCAAACGTACCGCGAACCTTTCCGGGGGGCAGCCGACCTCGCGTGTGGACTGTGATGGAGGCAGGGGACGTGGTAACCCTCCCGCACCACCGAATGCACATCATCCTGCTGCACAACCGCGACCACGACCTCCTCGAGGACGACCCTGGGCGGGAGGCCCGGGAGGATGTGGTCCGTGTCGTCTCCTCCATGGCGGACGCCCTCAACCGGGGCGATACCCTGGTCGAACCGCTCGCCATCGAAGGTGACCGGTTCGACTTCGTGGACACCCTGCGCCGGCGCCAGCCGGACCTGGTCGTCAACCTCTGCGAATCGTTGGCGGCCGACAGCCGGGGCGAGATGGCCGTCCCCTGCCTGCTGGACGCGCTGGGGCTGGCCTACACGGGCTCGAGCGCGCTGTCCCTGGGCCTGGCGCTGCACAAGCCCAAGGCGAAGGAAGTCCTCGCCGCGCGCGGCGTGTCCACCCCGCCCTTCCGCGTGGTGGAGCGACTGGAGGATGCGCTGGCGGTGGACCTGCCCTGGCCGCTCATCGTCAAGCCCGCGCGCGAAGACGCCAGCATGGGCGTGACGTCGGAGTCCGTGGTGCACGAGCGCGCCGCGCTGGTCCGCGCCTGTGACGCGGTGCTCCGCGAGTTTCATCAGCCGGCCCTGGTGGAGCAGTTCATCCCCGGGCGGGAAATCTATGTGCCGCTGCTCGGCAACCGGCCGCGCCAGGCGCTGCCCCTGACGGAAATCGTCTTCGGTCGTACGTTCGAGGACAGACCCAACATCGTCTCCTACAACGCCAAGTGGGAGGCGGCGTCGGCGGAGTATCGGGACACCACCAGCGGATTGTGCCGGCTGGACGCGAACCTGGAGTCCCGTTGCGTGCAGGTTGCGCTGGAAGCCTTTGCAGCACTGGACTGTCAGGACTATGGACGGGTCGACCTCCGGGTATCCCCGGAGGGCGTGCCCTACGTCATCGACATCAACCCCAACTGCGACCTTCATCCGAGCGCGGGGTTCGCCAAGGCCGCCCTGGCCGCCGGAATGGACTATCCGGCCCTGGCGTCCCGGCTCGTGGAGGTCGCGCTCGAGAGAGCACATGGACATCCGTCCCATCGAAGAAAAGGATCGGGCGCCAATCGCCGCCCTGATTCGAAAGATCGAAACCTTCTCGCCGCAGGAGGTTGAGGTCGCCATCGAGCTGGCGAACACCACGCTCACGCCGGGCAACACGGACTACGCCATCATCGTCGCGGACCGCGGCGGCGAGCTCGTGGGCTACGTCTGCTACGGCCCCACGCCGATGACGGAGGACACCTATGACTTGTACTGGATTGCGTCCGCACCGGAAGTTCGCGGTCAGGGCGTAGGCGCGGCGCTGGTCTCCGCCATGGAGGGCGACCTGCGCCGCCGCAACGGACGCCTCATCCGCGTGGAGACGAGCGCCACCGAGGCCTACGGCCCCACGCGCGGCTTCTACGCCTCCATGAAGTACGGCGAGGAGGCCCGCATCCGGGACTTCTACAAGGTGGGGGACGACCTCATCATCCTCACCAAGCGGCTGTAGTCCCCGCGCCGCCAGGCCGGGCGGGTGAAGACAACGGCCCCTTCCCTCGTTAGAAGGGGCACGATGACTCGCACGCACCGACCGACCTTGCTGGCCCTCGTGCCCCTGTGCGCCCTGCTGGTGGGCGCACCGTCCGCGCTCGCGAGGGCGCCCGCCCCGGCGGCCAAGGCCGCTGCCACCCAGGCTCCCGTCTCCGACGTGGTGAAGGCCGCCCGGCCCAAGGGCGGCGAGTACTTCGGCCTGTACCTCATGGACAAGAAGGTCGGCTGGCTCTTCACCGACCTGGAAGTCCTGCCGGGCCAGCCCGCACGGGTGAAGACGACCAACCAGCTCGTCTTCAAGGCCATGGTGGGCTCGCGCGTGTCGGAGCGCATGCATGACGAGGAGCGCATCTACGAGGCGAAGCCCGGTGGGCGCCTGCTGTCCTTCGTCGTGAAGCAGACGGGTGATGGCGGCACGCAGACGCTGGAGGGCACGGCCACCGCGAACGGCTTCCAGGTGGTGCGCAAGCGCCCGGGCCGCCCCGACGAGACGCTGCCCAAGCTGCCGCCGACGAAGGAGCGAGTGGAGGACGCCGACCCGCCGCGTGTGGCGCTGCTGCGCAAGGCGAAGGTGACGGGCTTCTCGTTGGATGGAATGGACCTGGAGTCCTACGGCCTCTCCACCACCGTGGAGCCCGAGGAGCAGCGGACCATCAACGGCGTGCAGGTGAAGCTGGGCAAGGCCGTCACCGTGTCGGAGAAGGAGAAGGTCCCCGTCGTCTCGTACATCACCCAGCGCGGGGAGATGGTGCTGGTGGACTACGGCACGACGATGCAGGCCCGGAAGGAGACGGAGGCCGTCGCGAAGCGGCTGGACCTGGTGGAAGTCTTCGGCCTCACCCGCGTGGTGCTGCCCAAGCCGCTGCCCGAGTCCGCTCGCACCGTGCCCGGCAACGTCACGCTGGTGGTGCAGGGCCTGCCCGCGAAGTTCCAGGAGCAGACGTACCGCCAGCAGTTCAAGCCGCAGCCGGACGGCAGCGTGGAAGTGACGCTGTCCGCCGCCGCGCCCAAGGCGCGCAAGCCCCTGCCGCTGAAGGACCCGGAGGGCGGAGAGAATCTCAAGTCCACCCTCGTGGTGGAGAGCGAAGCGCCGGCCATCCGCGAGCTGGCGAAGCAGATTGTGGGGACGGAGAAGGACGCGTACCGCATCGCCCAGAAGGTGAACACCTGGGTGTACTCCAACCTGGAGAAGGACTACGGCGCCAGCGCGGACCGGGCCACGGACGTGCTGAGCCAGAAGAAGGGCGACTGCACGGAGCACTCGCTCCTGTCGGTGGCGCTGCTGCGCGCGGCGGGAGTGCCCGCCCGGCGCGTGGACGGCGTCATCTACATGGTGAACCAGGACGGCGTGCCCGCCCTCTACTGGCACGAATGGGTGGAGGCCTTCGTGGGCGAGTGGACCCAACTGGACCCCACCTTCAACCAGGTGGTGGCGGACGCGACCCACTTCGCCTTCGGCAAGGAAGGCAACGCCGAAATCACGCCGCTCATCGGCGCGCTGAAGGTGACGGCCGTCAAGTAACGCAGGCCGCGCCGGCCCCTGCTCAGGGGCCGGTGAGCGCCGCCAGCCGCTGGGCCAACACGTCCGGCTCGGTGACGGGCAGCTCGCAGACGAAGCCCCGGCACAGGTAGGCGGCGGCCCGTCCCTTCACGGGCTCACGTCCTTCGAAAGTCCCTTGCAGCAACGCAGGCACGGGCTGCCCTGGTGCCTTCCAGGCCAGCGCCACCGTGGGCGCGAAGGCACGGTCCATGGCGGCCCGCAGCGGCGCCACGTCGTCGGACGCGCCCGCGACGGTGACGGACGCCGCGCCCTCCAGCAGCGCATCCGCCGCCAGGCCCAGGTAGCCGTAGCCCATGGCGTTTCGCACGAGCCCGTCGTGCATCCGCGCCACGTAGCGCTCCGGCAGCTCCAGGTGCTGCTTGTCACCCGTGAGCGCCGCCAGCTCCACCTGCGCCTCCGTCAGCGTGGAGGCGCCGGACGGGAAGGCGTTGTCGAAGAGGCCATACGTCGCCACCACCAGGTCCTTCTGTCCCCGGGGCGCGGTGAGGTACGCCGCCTTCTCCGAATCCCAGAAGAGGTCCACGGCCCGGCGCACCAGCGCGTCCGCCGCCTCCAGGTACTTCACGTCGAAGGTGGCCTGGTAGAGCGCGGTGAGGCCCGAGGCCAGGTCGCCGTAGTCCTCCAGGAAGCCGTCGATGCGCGCCTGTCCCTCCTGGTACGAGCGCGCCAGCCGCGTCCCGTCCCACGCCTTCTCCAGCACGAAGTCCGCGGCGTCCGCCGCCCACTTCGCCCACTCCGGCTTGCCGAAGACACGTGAGGCCAACGCGAGCCCGCGAATCATGAGCCCGTTCCATCCCGACAGCAGCTTGTCATCCCGGCCCGGCTTCACCCGCCGCTCCCGCACGTCGAAGAGCGTCTGCTTCGCCGCGGCCAGCTCGCGCTCCACGGCGTCTTCGGAGACGCCGCGCTCCCGCGCCAGCTCCGACACGGGCACCACCACCTCCAGCACCGTGGCGCCGTGCTCGAAGTTGCCGCCGGGCTTGATGCCGAAGTGGCGCAGCACCAGCTCCGCCTGCCCTTCCGGCAAGGCCGCGCGGACCTCCTCCGGGCGCCAGACGAAGAACTTCCCCTCCTCGCCCTCGCTGTCAGCGTCCTGCGCCGCGTAGAAGCCGCCACCCACGTCGGTCATCTCGCGGCGAACGTAGGCCACCGTCTCCTCCACCACCTTGCGCCACAGCGGGCGAGGCTCCACCTGCTGCGCCTGCGCGTAGAGGTGCAGGAGCTGCGCGTTGTCGTAGAGCATCTTCTCGAAGTGGGGCACCAGCCAGCGCTCGTCCACCGAGTACCGGTGGAAGCCGCCTCCCAACTGGTCATAGATGCCGCCCAGGGCCATGCGCTCCAACGTCAGGAACACCGCGTCCTTCAACGGCGCGCCCCCGCCTCTTCGCCATGCGCGCAGCATCAGCGCGAAGTTCATCGGGTTGGGGAACTTGGGCGCGCCGCCGAAGCCTCCGTGGACCGCGTCCACCTGCTTCGCCATGCGCTGGCCCATGCCCACCACGTCCGCCGCCGTCAGCACGGCGGGCGCGGCCTCCAGCCCGTAGGTGGCCAGCTCCCCGAGCCCCTCCTCGAACTGGGCCGACTGCCGCTGCACCTCGTCCTGCTTGTTCTCCCACGCGTCCCGCAGCGCCATCAGCAGCCGGGGGAAGCCCGGGCGGCCATAGCGGTCCTGCGGCGGGAAGTAGGTGCCGCCGTAGAAGGGCTTCAGGTCTGGCGTGAGGAACACCGTGAGCGGCCAGCCGCCCCCCTGCCCCATGAGCTGCACCACGCCTTGATAAATCTGGTCCAGGTCTGGCCGCTCCTCGCGGTCCACCTTGATGTTGATGAAACCCTCGTTCATCAGCCGGGCCGTCTCGGGTGACTCGAACGACTCGTGCGCCATGACGTGGCACCAGTGACAGGCGGAGTAGCCCACGGACAGCAGGATGGGCTTGTTCTCCGCCTTCGCCTTCGCGAGCGCCTCTTCCCCCCAGGGAAACCAGTCCACGGGGTTGTGTGCGTGTTGGCGCAGATACGGAGAGGGTTCCCGGGCCAGACGATTGGAAGTGTCAGCTGACGGAGGGGGCGTGGCCATCGGGACTCCAGGAAGAGGAATTGCTGTCGAGATACGAACCCGCGTGAGGGCGGGCAAGCCGAAAGCACTGGAGGGATGGTGGTCAACAGAGGGGCGGACGGAGTAGGTCGCCACCGTGTCTCCGCCGTCTCCCGCCGTCCAACGTCCCGCCTCGACGGGACTCAGTCTGAAGACCTGCGTGGCGCTGCTCGGCGTGGCGATGGGGGCGCGGCTCGCCCTGGTGCTGGGCACGGATGTCTACTTCGACACCGCCTATTACTGGCAATGGGCCCGCAAGCTCGACTGGGGCTACTTCGACCACCCACCCTTGGTGGCATGGCACATCGCCCTGCTGGGCATCGAGGGCACGGCGATGCTGTGCGGCGTGGGGACGGTGGCCGCGGTGTGGCGGCTGGCACGCGACGTCCATGGTGACACGGCGACAGCCTGGCGAGCGGCGGCGCTGTGGAGCGCCGTCCCCGCGGGCGCCGTGGCGGGAGTATGGCCCACGCCTGACTCCCCCCTGCTCCTGTTCTGGACGCTGACCCTGTGGGCCCTGTGGCGGGAGCGATGGGTGGTGGCGGGACTGGCTGGAGGGTGCGCCCTGCTGTCGAAGTACCCGGCCGTGCTGCTGGGCGTGGCGTTCCTCATCACCGCGGTGCGAGCGCGGCGCATGCCTTGGGGCGCGTGGCGCACGGCGACGCTGGCGGGCGCCGTCTTCGCGCCGGTGGTGTTCTGGAACGCGGGCCATGACTGGGTGGGCTTCGCCTTCCAGCTCAGCCATGGCCTGGGACGCGATTGGCGCAGCAGTTGGCACACCTTCGGCGAGTTCCTCGCGGGCCAGCTCGCCCTGGGAGGACCGGTGCTCTT from Myxococcus xanthus encodes the following:
- a CDS encoding transglutaminase-like domain-containing protein, whose translation is MTRTHRPTLLALVPLCALLVGAPSALARAPAPAAKAAATQAPVSDVVKAARPKGGEYFGLYLMDKKVGWLFTDLEVLPGQPARVKTTNQLVFKAMVGSRVSERMHDEERIYEAKPGGRLLSFVVKQTGDGGTQTLEGTATANGFQVVRKRPGRPDETLPKLPPTKERVEDADPPRVALLRKAKVTGFSLDGMDLESYGLSTTVEPEEQRTINGVQVKLGKAVTVSEKEKVPVVSYITQRGEMVLVDYGTTMQARKETEAVAKRLDLVEVFGLTRVVLPKPLPESARTVPGNVTLVVQGLPAKFQEQTYRQQFKPQPDGSVEVTLSAAAPKARKPLPLKDPEGGENLKSTLVVESEAPAIRELAKQIVGTEKDAYRIAQKVNTWVYSNLEKDYGASADRATDVLSQKKGDCTEHSLLSVALLRAAGVPARRVDGVIYMVNQDGVPALYWHEWVEAFVGEWTQLDPTFNQVVADATHFAFGKEGNAEITPLIGALKVTAVK
- a CDS encoding thioredoxin domain-containing protein, with amino-acid sequence MATPPPSADTSNRLAREPSPYLRQHAHNPVDWFPWGEEALAKAKAENKPILLSVGYSACHWCHVMAHESFESPETARLMNEGFINIKVDREERPDLDQIYQGVVQLMGQGGGWPLTVFLTPDLKPFYGGTYFPPQDRYGRPGFPRLLMALRDAWENKQDEVQRQSAQFEEGLGELATYGLEAAPAVLTAADVVGMGQRMAKQVDAVHGGFGGAPKFPNPMNFALMLRAWRRGGGAPLKDAVFLTLERMALGGIYDQLGGGFHRYSVDERWLVPHFEKMLYDNAQLLHLYAQAQQVEPRPLWRKVVEETVAYVRREMTDVGGGFYAAQDADSEGEEGKFFVWRPEEVRAALPEGQAELVLRHFGIKPGGNFEHGATVLEVVVPVSELARERGVSEDAVERELAAAKQTLFDVRERRVKPGRDDKLLSGWNGLMIRGLALASRVFGKPEWAKWAADAADFVLEKAWDGTRLARSYQEGQARIDGFLEDYGDLASGLTALYQATFDVKYLEAADALVRRAVDLFWDSEKAAYLTAPRGQKDLVVATYGLFDNAFPSGASTLTEAQVELAALTGDKQHLELPERYVARMHDGLVRNAMGYGYLGLAADALLEGAASVTVAGASDDVAPLRAAMDRAFAPTVALAWKAPGQPVPALLQGTFEGREPVKGRAAAYLCRGFVCELPVTEPDVLAQRLAALTGP
- a CDS encoding GNAT family N-acetyltransferase, which produces MDIRPIEEKDRAPIAALIRKIETFSPQEVEVAIELANTTLTPGNTDYAIIVADRGGELVGYVCYGPTPMTEDTYDLYWIASAPEVRGQGVGAALVSAMEGDLRRRNGRLIRVETSATEAYGPTRGFYASMKYGEEARIRDFYKVGDDLIILTKRL
- a CDS encoding D-alanine--D-alanine ligase family protein — translated: MHIILLHNRDHDLLEDDPGREAREDVVRVVSSMADALNRGDTLVEPLAIEGDRFDFVDTLRRRQPDLVVNLCESLAADSRGEMAVPCLLDALGLAYTGSSALSLGLALHKPKAKEVLAARGVSTPPFRVVERLEDALAVDLPWPLIVKPAREDASMGVTSESVVHERAALVRACDAVLREFHQPALVEQFIPGREIYVPLLGNRPRQALPLTEIVFGRTFEDRPNIVSYNAKWEAASAEYRDTTSGLCRLDANLESRCVQVALEAFAALDCQDYGRVDLRVSPEGVPYVIDINPNCDLHPSAGFAKAALAAGMDYPALASRLVEVALERAHGHPSHRRKGSGANRRPDSKDRNLLAAGG
- a CDS encoding glycosyltransferase family 39 protein, producing the protein MGARLALVLGTDVYFDTAYYWQWARKLDWGYFDHPPLVAWHIALLGIEGTAMLCGVGTVAAVWRLARDVHGDTATAWRAAALWSAVPAGAVAGVWPTPDSPLLLFWTLTLWALWRERWVVAGLAGGCALLSKYPAVLLGVAFLITAVRARRMPWGAWRTATLAGAVFAPVVFWNAGHDWVGFAFQLSHGLGRDWRSSWHTFGEFLAGQLALGGPVLFPLALVYGVRGPREHFLLRMAACVPLLFFGYASLRTRGEANWPSAAYIAACVGVAGMRPLWQRAAAFSGLAVVLVMGSHLLFPLLHFRRDTALWRTHGWSVLRELATPQRLFPDLSPDGVAAVYAPNYQLASQVAYYARRLTKTGAPARFSQYDLWSAPDVTPGHDVLWVSEGGPQPPEDLASRFTALEGPVELFGDFHGRRLHTFQVWRLRARKP